A region of Deltaproteobacteria bacterium DNA encodes the following proteins:
- the rpsE gene encoding 30S ribosomal protein S5 — protein MQKENIDPNEFELKEKVVHIRRVAKVTKGGKRFHFTALAVVGNSGGVIGSGLGKSNEVPDAIRKAIEKAKKSLIRVPILGSTIPHEIIGVHVSSKVMLKPASPGTGVIAGGAVRAVVELSGIHDILSKVVGSTNPLNVVQAAINGLASLRMPDEVARIRGKDIKELDLPKSLLN, from the coding sequence TTGCAAAAAGAAAACATTGATCCGAACGAGTTCGAGCTCAAAGAAAAAGTAGTTCATATAAGGCGTGTAGCGAAAGTAACCAAAGGCGGCAAGAGGTTCCATTTTACCGCGTTGGCGGTTGTCGGTAATTCGGGAGGCGTAATAGGTTCGGGTTTGGGAAAATCCAACGAAGTGCCGGACGCCATAAGGAAGGCGATTGAGAAAGCGAAAAAGAGCCTTATCAGAGTTCCTATTCTGGGAAGCACTATCCCTCATGAAATAATAGGTGTGCACGTATCCAGCAAAGTCATGCTGAAGCCCGCTTCCCCCGGTACCGGAGTAATAGCGGGGGGCGCCGTAAGAGCGGTTGTCGAGCTTTCGGGTATTCATGACATCCTTTCGAAGGTCGTGGGATCAACGAACCCTTTAAATGTCGTACAGGCCGCCATAAACGGACTTGCGTCGCTCAGAATGCCCGACGAAGTGGCCAGGATCAGGGGCAAGGATATTAAAGAGCTGGATCTTCCGAAGTCTTTGTTAAATTGA
- the rplR gene encoding 50S ribosomal protein L18 produces the protein MKRASRKIKKALRHSRVRRKISGNAERPRLSVFKSSRHIYAQIIDDVSANTLVSASSLTPEVKGLLGEENKKKVEEAKIVGKYLGELALSKGIKQVSFDRGGYPYHGRIKSFADAAREAGLEF, from the coding sequence ATGAAAAGAGCAAGCAGAAAAATTAAAAAAGCCCTAAGACACTCGAGGGTCAGAAGAAAAATAAGCGGAAATGCCGAAAGGCCGAGACTCTCCGTGTTCAAGTCCTCAAGGCATATCTATGCGCAGATAATAGATGACGTTAGTGCCAATACCCTGGTTTCCGCCTCCTCCCTTACGCCTGAAGTAAAGGGACTGCTGGGAGAGGAAAATAAAAAGAAAGTGGAAGAGGCCAAAATTGTGGGCAAATATCTCGGCGAGCTTGCGCTCTCGAAAGGCATCAAACAAGTCTCCTTTGACCGCGGCGGCTACCCCTATCACGGAAGGATAAAATCCTTTGCGGATGCCGCGAGGGAGGCCGGTCTTGAGTTTTAG
- the rplF gene encoding 50S ribosomal protein L6 → MSRIGRKPITVPSGVKISRKGRLVEIEGGKGKLSWDIPDGISAQVEEQTILVERKNDEKRIKALHGLARSVISNMVTGVSDGFTRTLEIVGVGYRAEAAGKNGIKFNLGYSNPVDFTLPEGISAEFEERGTRLILKGIDKQVLGQTAARIRELRPPDSYKGKGIRYSDEKLKLKPGKAGAKA, encoded by the coding sequence ATGTCTCGAATTGGCAGAAAACCGATAACGGTTCCAAGCGGCGTAAAGATCAGCCGGAAGGGAAGACTTGTGGAAATTGAGGGAGGAAAGGGGAAGCTCTCCTGGGATATCCCGGACGGTATAAGCGCTCAAGTCGAAGAACAAACGATTCTGGTTGAAAGAAAGAACGATGAAAAGCGCATAAAGGCTCTTCACGGCCTCGCCCGTTCGGTTATATCCAACATGGTTACGGGAGTGAGCGACGGATTTACGCGGACTCTTGAGATTGTAGGGGTGGGTTACAGGGCGGAGGCTGCGGGCAAGAACGGTATAAAGTTCAATCTGGGATATTCGAATCCTGTGGATTTCACTCTGCCGGAAGGTATATCGGCTGAATTCGAGGAAAGGGGAACTAGACTCATATTAAAGGGGATCGACAAGCAGGTGTTAGGTCAGACCGCGGCCAGGATCCGCGAGTTGAGACCGCCCGATTCATATAAAGGAAAGGGAATCAGGTATTCGGACGAGAAATTGAAATTGAAACCTGGCAAGGCAGGTGCGAAGGCGTAA
- the rpsH gene encoding 30S ribosomal protein S8 encodes MTDPISDMLTRVRNGLIAGHKTVSIPVSTIKVELARILKEEGYVSDYSIGEKDGTKSINIVLAYTPDKKSVILEIKRISRPSRRVYVNKDEIPRVKGGLGVCILSTSKGIMTGSEARSQGVGGEIICSIL; translated from the coding sequence ATGACAGACCCAATATCTGATATGCTGACAAGAGTTCGTAACGGATTGATAGCAGGTCATAAAACCGTATCGATACCCGTGTCGACAATAAAGGTTGAGCTGGCAAGGATATTAAAGGAAGAGGGATATGTTTCCGATTACAGTATCGGAGAAAAAGACGGTACGAAGAGCATTAATATCGTGCTTGCATACACGCCTGACAAAAAAAGCGTAATACTGGAGATCAAGAGAATAAGCAGGCCGAGCAGAAGGGTCTATGTGAATAAAGACGAAATTCCCCGGGTCAAAGGCGGCTTGGGGGTTTGTATTCTTTCAACATCCAAGGGGATAATGACGGGTTCCGAAGCTCGCAGTCAGGGCGTCGGCGGCGAGATTATCTGTTCTATATTGTGA
- a CDS encoding type Z 30S ribosomal protein S14, translating into MTRKALMEKSKREPKFKVRQRNRCPLCGRPRGFLREFNMCRLCFRDLASFGRLPGVRKSSW; encoded by the coding sequence ATGACACGCAAAGCATTAATGGAGAAATCCAAAAGAGAGCCCAAATTTAAGGTAAGACAGAGAAACCGCTGTCCTCTTTGCGGCAGGCCGAGAGGTTTTCTCCGGGAATTCAATATGTGCAGGTTATGCTTCAGGGATCTTGCGAGTTTCGGCAGATTGCCGGGTGTTAGAAAGTCCAGCTGGTAA
- the rplE gene encoding 50S ribosomal protein L5 — protein MAPRLKSIYNEKVIPSLKERFSYGNPMQIPRIEKIVINMGLGKLTDAGRDKKVIDEAVEEISSITGQRPVIRNSKHSIAGFKLREGLPIGCSVTLRGDKMYEFLDRLVNLALPRVRDFRGVSSKAFDGRGNYTLGLREQIIFPEIDYSKVQTVKGMNVSIVTTAKTDEEARGLLEEFGMPFANN, from the coding sequence AAAGCATTTACAATGAAAAGGTAATCCCGTCATTAAAGGAAAGGTTCTCCTACGGTAACCCTATGCAGATCCCCAGGATCGAGAAGATTGTCATTAATATGGGGCTCGGCAAATTAACCGACGCGGGCAGAGATAAAAAGGTTATTGACGAAGCAGTTGAGGAAATTTCAAGCATCACGGGCCAGAGACCCGTAATAAGAAACTCCAAGCACTCAATAGCGGGGTTCAAGTTAAGAGAGGGACTGCCCATAGGATGCTCGGTTACCCTTCGCGGCGATAAGATGTACGAGTTTCTGGACAGACTCGTCAACCTCGCCCTTCCCAGAGTCAGGGACTTCAGGGGTGTTTCGTCAAAAGCCTTTGACGGAAGGGGAAATTACACGCTCGGGCTCAGGGAGCAGATAATTTTTCCGGAAATAGACTACAGCAAGGTGCAAACAGTCAAAGGAATGAACGTAAGCATAGTAACCACAGCCAAAACGGATGAAGAGGCAAGAGGATTGCTGGAAGAGTTCGGAATGCCTTTTGCAAATAATTAA